The Pseudomonas mohnii region TTCTGTCGGTGCCTGAACGCCCGCCATCCCGCTGAGGGGAAGCGCCAAGCTAATCATGAAGACGATGCAAAACCGCAGATAGCGTTTCATGGACTGGAGTGTAGACGGTGCAAATGGCCCTTACAATTGGATGCAGGGCATAAACGGCCTGCCGAGAGGCCTAAGTCAGGTGATAACACCGGAGCTGGTTTATAAATCTGAGTCAATTTTTATCTGGCCACATCTCATCTTTTACCTGAGTTTGTGGACAGATTGCAGCCAAAAATAGGCGAATAGGAGACCTCAAATCAAGTTTTTGAACCCTCTTCTGCCTTCCGAGGATTAGGTGATGTCCATGGAGGACCAAGCTATCCGCACACGAAAGCAGCTTCAAATAACTTCATTGGACGCTTGACCCTGTAGTAGGTACAGGCTGTTGAATGGTGAAATTATCCCAAGCGGTAGAAGCACCATGAACCAGGAAAACAAGCTCAAGCCGGTCCTCCGTCTTCACGTACAGAAGAAAGAAGAGTGTTGCGGATCTGACCATCAACATGGGTCTGTTAATGCTGCTGAACCCAAGCATCACAAAGAACATGGTCACGACCATGAGCATGAGCATGAGCATGAGCATGAGCATGCTCACGATCATGCCAATGCGTGCTGTGCTCATGGCACGCAAGCTACTGATGGTGTTGCGATTACTAAGAGTAGCCCTGCCCCGAAAGGGACCAGTAGAGTTCGCTACCGCATCGATAAAATGGATTGCCCTACAGAGGAGCGCTTGATCCGCAACCGACTGGAGCCGATGGCCGGAATTGTTCGGCTCGACTTCAACCTCCTGAATCGTGAGTTGACCGTGCATCACCGCTTGGATGATCCGCAGCCAATCGTCACCGCATTAGTCGCGTTGGACATGGGGCCGAGCCTGATCGAAGCCGGTGCCGCGCCATCGGCGGTTCCCCCGGCCCTGAGCGCAAAACTAAAAGGATTGCTGGCCATCAGTGGCCTGGCTGCTATCGCCGCTGAAGTCATCGCGTGGACAACCGGACAAGAAGGTTCTTGGCCGGTTATGGTGCTTGCGGCTCTTTCCATTCTGAGCGCTGGTTTGCCCACCCTCAAAAAGGGTTGGATTGCAGTTAAGAACCTCACTCTGAACATCTATTTTCTGATGTCGTTGGCTGTCGTTGGTGCTCTCATCATCGGTAAATGGCCCGAAGCCGCGATGGTGGTTTTCCTTTTCGCCGTTGCTGAGGCTATCGAAGCACTTTCTCTGGAGCGCGCGCGGAACGCGATCAAGTCGCTGACCGCGTTGGCGCCAGAAACCGCTGAAGTCATGACTGATGGCGGCTGGAAAGACCATCCGGTGGCGAGTGTATTACTTGGTAGTCGTATTCGGGTTCGCACGGGTTCGCGAGTACCCTTGGATGCCCGCATAGACTCAGGTCGCGCCGCACTGGACCAAGCTCCAATTACCGGCGAAAGCCTACCTGTTGATAAGCAGGTCGGGGACCCACTTTACGCTGGCAGTATCGTTACCGACGGCGTGGTTGAAGCGACTGTGACGGCCGTAGCAGGAGAAAGTACTCTTGCTCGTATCGCGGCAGCCATACAAGACGCGCAGTCTCAACGAGCCCCTACTCAGCGATTTGTAGATGAGTTTGCACGTTATTACACCCCGGCTGTAGTGGTTCTTGCCCTCTTGGTCGCTGTCTTGGGCCCTGTACTGATCGGTGGAACCTGGGGCGATTGGCTTTATCAGGCCCTGGTCCTGTTAGTGATCGCCTGCCCATGTGCCTTGGTGGTTTCAACGCCAATTACCGTCGTCAGTGGGCTAGCCGCGGCTGCCAAGCATGGCATTTTGATTAAAGGCGGTGCATACCTTGAAAGCGGCCGACTACTTAAGGTTGTGGCGCTCGACAAGACCGGCACCTTGACCCAAGGCAAGCCGGTACTGACCGATAACGAGCCGTTTGGTGATCTGCCCATCGAGATGGCTTTGCAGATCGCAGCTAGCCTCGACGAACACAGTACACACCCAGTGGCGAAGGCCTTGGTCAGCGGATGGAAATTACAGCAACCGGATGCGGCGACTCTGCCGGTTGAGGACTTCGGCGTACTCAACGGTCGTGGCGTCAAAGGCAATATCGACGGTCAATCGTGGCACCTGGGTAACCACCGCTTGGTTGAAGAGTTGGGCGTATGCTCGCCGGCCCTTGAGGCCCGATTGTCGCTACTGGAAAACGCAGGAAAAACTGTAATCGTGCTCTGCGCGGCCAGCGGTCCAGTAGCGATTTTTGCTGTGGCTGACACCGTAAGGCCTGAAAGCTTTGCTGCCGTAACTGCTCTGAAAGCGTTGAATGTCGTACCGGTGATGCTCACGGGTGACAACCCTGCAACCGCCAAGTCCATCGCCGCTCAGCTCGGCATACAGGATGCACGCGGAAACCTCATGCCGGAGGATAAACAAGCCGCCGTCGCTGAACTCAAACGCCGCTTTGGTACTGTTGGCATGGTGGGCGATGGTGTGAACGATGCTCCAGCATTGGCGCAAGCCGACATTGGTTTTGCGATGGGGGCCGCAGGGACTGCCACAGCCCTTGAAACGGCTGATGTCGCCATCATGGATGACGACCCACGCAAGATTGCTGATTTTATTAGCCTGAGTCGTCGATGTGCCTCTGTTTTGAAGCAAAACATCGGACTGGCCTTGGGTATCAAAGTTGTATTTTTGGCGCTTGCATTGTCCGGCCACGCTACGTTGTGGATGGCTGTTTTCGCCGATATGGGAGCGAGCCTGCTGGTCGTATTCAACGGACTGCGGCTACTGCGTCGGTGATACGAAAGCTGCGACTTCGTGTTCAATTACATGCCCACACAAGGAAATCAAATCATGCAATGTCCGATCTGCAAAGATACTGCCCTCGTAATGACTGAGCGCCAAAGCATCGAAATTGATTATTGCCCTCAATGCCGTGGCGTTTGGCTCGACCGAGGTGAACTCGACAAGATCATCGAGCGCAGCCAACAACAGGAGGCCGTTAGGTTTCTTCCACAGAACCCAATTCCACCCGTACAGAATGCTCCTCCAGCAGTACAGAATGCTCCTCCAGCAGTACAACCCGGTTACAGCCAGCATGGAGATAGCCAAGCTCATGGAGATCAGCGAGGAAGTCACGGTGGCGGTTGGAGAGAAGGTGGCCACCAGAGCAG contains the following coding sequences:
- a CDS encoding heavy metal translocating P-type ATPase, which gives rise to MNQENKLKPVLRLHVQKKEECCGSDHQHGSVNAAEPKHHKEHGHDHEHEHEHEHEHAHDHANACCAHGTQATDGVAITKSSPAPKGTSRVRYRIDKMDCPTEERLIRNRLEPMAGIVRLDFNLLNRELTVHHRLDDPQPIVTALVALDMGPSLIEAGAAPSAVPPALSAKLKGLLAISGLAAIAAEVIAWTTGQEGSWPVMVLAALSILSAGLPTLKKGWIAVKNLTLNIYFLMSLAVVGALIIGKWPEAAMVVFLFAVAEAIEALSLERARNAIKSLTALAPETAEVMTDGGWKDHPVASVLLGSRIRVRTGSRVPLDARIDSGRAALDQAPITGESLPVDKQVGDPLYAGSIVTDGVVEATVTAVAGESTLARIAAAIQDAQSQRAPTQRFVDEFARYYTPAVVVLALLVAVLGPVLIGGTWGDWLYQALVLLVIACPCALVVSTPITVVSGLAAAAKHGILIKGGAYLESGRLLKVVALDKTGTLTQGKPVLTDNEPFGDLPIEMALQIAASLDEHSTHPVAKALVSGWKLQQPDAATLPVEDFGVLNGRGVKGNIDGQSWHLGNHRLVEELGVCSPALEARLSLLENAGKTVIVLCAASGPVAIFAVADTVRPESFAAVTALKALNVVPVMLTGDNPATAKSIAAQLGIQDARGNLMPEDKQAAVAELKRRFGTVGMVGDGVNDAPALAQADIGFAMGAAGTATALETADVAIMDDDPRKIADFISLSRRCASVLKQNIGLALGIKVVFLALALSGHATLWMAVFADMGASLLVVFNGLRLLRR
- a CDS encoding zf-TFIIB domain-containing protein, with translation MTERQSIEIDYCPQCRGVWLDRGELDKIIERSQQQEAVRFLPQNPIPPVQNAPPAVQNAPPAVQPGYSQHGDSQAHGDQRGSHGGGWREGGHQSSHQSSHQSGHQSGHQSHGGHQNQSGHQGQQSYRKKSFLQEMFD